The window CCAATGGAATATCCAATACGGGTATAGGAGAAAACCCGTTGTTATTTTTAGGTTAACTTTACCATTGTCTTTTCCTTTTCCTATTTTATTATAAAACAAGGAGAGAAAAGGACATATCATGACAAGCCAGGATACTCTTCCTTCCTCGGAAAAGGGATGCCAACAAGGGTTAACGGCAACGGTCCTTTTTTATTTTTTATCCCTTACCCTTATCGCTTTTTTGGGATGGGGTTCATTGAATCTTTTTCTTGAAGGATTAGGAAGACCCGTAGATGGCTTGCTTTCCTTGCTCTGGCTAGGCGTTTTTTTTGTGGTTTCCCTGTTTTTTTCTCACCAGCTTCGTTGTTCTTTACGTGAAGAAAGTTAAATAAAAAGCGTGACACCCTGGAGGAAGTTATGAGTGAAGCCCAACTCCGACCTCAAAAGGAGCAAGAGAAGACCGAAAAAAAACTTCCTCCCCCGGTGGGGACCCTTTTTCTCTTGATTCTTTACTTGGCTATACTCGCGGGCATGTGGCTGTTTATGTATTTTGAGATGCTCCAAAGGAGGTAACCGATGGAAAAACTCGAAAAGATCTACGTTTGGCTGTCCATAAGTATTCTTTTAGCTTTTATAGTTGCTCTTGTTTATGCCTCGGTGGTCCTTGCCGTCAGGGTCCCTACCGACGCCGGACAGATCGTTCCCAATCCCGGGGAGTCCTTGGTGTCAGCCGTCATGCGCACTTCTCCCTTTAATCAACCCGGTGTCCAAGAAATAGCTCCCGGCAAGTACAAGGTTGTCGTCCTCGGCCAGGCCTGGATGTTCAACCCTCCTGCCATCGAGTTGCCTGTGGGAGCCGATGTCACCTTTTATGGGACAAGCCTGGATATAGATCATGGGTTTTATGTTGCCGGGACCGACATCAACATGATGCTCCTGCCCGGACAGGTTTCCGTTCTC is drawn from Methylacidiphilum infernorum V4 and contains these coding sequences:
- a CDS encoding cytochrome c oxidase subunit II produces the protein MEKLEKIYVWLSISILLAFIVALVYASVVLAVRVPTDAGQIVPNPGESLVSAVMRTSPFNQPGVQEIAPGKYKVVVLGQAWMFNPPAIELPVGADVTFYGTSLDIDHGFYVAGTDINMMLLPGQVSVLSHKFDKPGLYRIICHEYCGTLHHLMTGTITVK